DNA sequence from the Longimicrobium sp. genome:
CGCGCCATCGCAACGCCTGCGCCGCGAACGAAAACCATCGCGTGGCCCGTCTGTCGAAACGGTGCTCTCGATCCGCATCGATGTCGAGATTCTGTGCCGCAGGTGGCAGGGATCACCTGCTGCCGCCCAGCGCCTCGAACAACTCGCCCACTTCCGCCGGGTCGCGCAGGTACGACCGGGCGGCGCTCTCGGCCGGGAGCGGATCGGCAATGAGCACGCCCTCGGCGGACGGGCTCCAGCCTTCCAGCGCGCGGAACGCGTCCTCGTCGGTACGATCATCGCCCAGGTACAGCACGGGGGCTCCCTCCGGCGGGCACATCTGGTCCAGGAGAAAGAGCACCGCGCGACCCTTGTCCCACTCCACGCGGGGGCGCACCTCCAGCACCATCTTCCCCTCCGTCACGTGGAGCCCGGAGCGCCCGTCCGCCGCCCCGTAGACGGCGTTCCGCACCTCCGCCTCGTGGTCCGCCGCCTGGCGGTAATGAATGCTCAGCGTAAGCCCCTTGTCCTCGACGAACGCACCGTCGATCGCCCCCAGCACGTACCCGATCTCCCGCGCCACCACTTCCAGCTCGGGACGCGCG
Encoded proteins:
- the otsB gene encoding trehalose-phosphatase — its product is MPAWRDAWTRSGQLVLLLDFDGTLAPIVARPEMAAMPERTRRALDSLMALPGVEVAVVSGRGLADVRERAAIPGIAYAGNHGMEIEGAGLHRIHPEAAAARPELEVVAREIGYVLGAIDGAFVEDKGLTLSIHYRQAADHEAEVRNAVYGAADGRSGLHVTEGKMVLEVRPRVEWDKGRAVLFLLDQMCPPEGAPVLYLGDDRTDEDAFRALEGWSPSAEGVLIADPLPAESAARSYLRDPAEVGELFEALGGSR